The Pseudarthrobacter sp. NS4 genome includes a window with the following:
- a CDS encoding class I SAM-dependent methyltransferase yields MESAHYFSASPAGPFTRKPLTVELAGETRRLQTSSGIFSPDGIDKGTAVLLAEVPAPAPTGNLLDIGCGWGPIALTMALRAPHAQVYAVDVNERCIALTNENAAALGLSNVVASTPEAVDPDVRFDTIWSNPPIRIGKDELHSLLKMWLPRLAPGGAAWLVVQKNLGSDSLQRWLATELDDSFSVTRESTSKSFRILKVRKASRLPQ; encoded by the coding sequence ATGGAGTCCGCACACTATTTCAGCGCATCACCTGCCGGCCCCTTTACCCGCAAGCCCCTTACGGTGGAACTGGCCGGTGAAACGCGCAGGCTGCAGACCTCCAGCGGAATCTTCAGCCCGGACGGGATCGACAAGGGAACAGCGGTGCTCCTGGCCGAGGTCCCGGCACCTGCCCCCACCGGAAACCTGCTGGACATCGGCTGCGGCTGGGGCCCGATTGCGCTCACCATGGCCCTGCGCGCGCCGCATGCACAGGTCTATGCCGTGGACGTCAACGAACGCTGCATTGCCCTGACCAACGAAAACGCCGCGGCGCTTGGGCTGTCCAATGTTGTTGCCAGCACACCCGAGGCAGTGGATCCGGACGTGCGCTTCGACACTATCTGGTCAAATCCGCCCATCAGGATCGGCAAGGATGAACTGCACTCACTGCTGAAGATGTGGCTGCCGCGGCTGGCCCCCGGCGGAGCGGCCTGGCTGGTGGTCCAGAAGAACCTGGGATCAGACTCCCTTCAGCGCTGGCTGGCAACCGAACTGGACGATAGTTTCAGCGTGACCCGCGAATCCACATCAAAGTCCTTCCGCATCCTGAAGGTCAGGAAAGCGTCCCGGTTGCCACA
- the hflX gene encoding GTPase HflX has product MTSQPNTGSDSAAQDMSPEQIQAVIDRILSKDVPAKNLSTPRGEERGDGKLLGKAQAISRLDEEHTTYDGDQQDLEERRALRRTAGLSTELEDVTEVEYRQLRLERVVLAGLWSEGTLADAENSLRELAALAETAGSEVLDGMVQRRAKPDPGTFLGSGKALELKDIVMSTGADTVVVDAELAPSQRRGLEDIVKVKVIDRTALILDIFAQHAKSREGKAQVELAQLEYLLPRLRGWGESMSRQAGGQVGSAAAGMGSRGPGETKIELDRRRIRTRMAKLRREIAAMKPARETKRANRRRNAVPSVAIAGYTNAGKSSLLNRLTDAGVLVENALFATLDPTVRKAETADGLGYTLADTVGFVRSLPTQLVEAFRSTLEEVADADLILHVVDASHPDPEGQIAAVRKVFSEVDARKVPEIIVLNKADAADPFVVERLKQREHRHVVVSARTGEGIAELLKAISDAIPRPSVKLQLLIPYDRGDLISKLHESDAEIISVEHVEAGTRAVVMVREGLAAELDSFVSND; this is encoded by the coding sequence ATGACCAGCCAGCCCAACACCGGATCCGATTCAGCCGCACAGGATATGAGCCCTGAGCAAATCCAGGCTGTTATCGACCGGATTCTCTCCAAGGACGTACCGGCCAAAAACCTCAGCACGCCCCGCGGCGAAGAGCGCGGAGACGGAAAGCTGCTGGGCAAGGCCCAAGCGATTTCCCGCCTGGACGAAGAGCACACCACCTACGACGGCGACCAGCAGGACCTCGAGGAACGCCGCGCGCTGCGCCGCACGGCAGGTCTTTCCACCGAACTGGAAGACGTCACCGAGGTCGAATACCGCCAACTCCGCCTTGAGCGCGTGGTCCTCGCCGGGCTCTGGTCCGAGGGAACCCTCGCCGACGCTGAAAACTCGCTGCGCGAGCTTGCTGCCCTCGCAGAGACGGCAGGCTCCGAGGTCCTCGACGGCATGGTGCAGCGCCGGGCCAAGCCGGACCCCGGGACGTTCCTGGGCTCCGGAAAGGCACTTGAGCTCAAGGACATCGTGATGTCCACCGGCGCGGACACGGTTGTGGTGGATGCGGAACTCGCCCCGTCGCAGCGGCGTGGGCTTGAAGACATCGTCAAGGTCAAGGTCATCGACCGCACCGCACTGATCCTGGACATCTTCGCCCAGCACGCCAAGAGCCGCGAGGGCAAAGCCCAGGTTGAGCTGGCACAGCTCGAATACCTTCTTCCCCGCCTTCGTGGCTGGGGTGAGTCGATGTCGCGCCAGGCCGGTGGCCAGGTGGGCAGCGCCGCTGCCGGCATGGGCTCCCGTGGTCCCGGTGAGACAAAGATCGAACTGGACCGCCGGCGGATCCGTACACGCATGGCCAAGCTGCGGCGCGAAATCGCCGCGATGAAGCCCGCCCGCGAAACCAAACGCGCCAACCGCCGTCGTAATGCCGTTCCGTCCGTGGCCATTGCCGGGTACACCAATGCCGGCAAGTCCTCCCTGCTGAACCGGCTGACGGACGCCGGCGTGCTGGTGGAGAACGCCCTGTTCGCCACGCTGGACCCCACAGTCCGCAAGGCTGAAACGGCCGACGGCCTGGGGTACACCCTGGCCGACACCGTGGGCTTTGTCCGTTCCCTGCCCACCCAGCTGGTGGAGGCTTTCCGCTCCACCCTGGAGGAGGTTGCGGACGCCGACCTGATCCTGCACGTTGTGGATGCTTCGCACCCGGACCCCGAAGGCCAGATCGCTGCAGTCCGCAAGGTCTTCAGTGAAGTGGACGCCCGCAAGGTTCCCGAGATCATTGTGCTGAACAAGGCCGACGCTGCTGATCCCTTCGTGGTGGAACGGCTGAAGCAGCGCGAGCACCGCCACGTTGTGGTGTCGGCACGGACCGGTGAAGGTATCGCGGAGCTGCTCAAAGCGATCAGTGATGCCATTCCACGGCCAAGCGTCAAGCTGCAGCTTCTCATCCCGTACGACCGTGGCGACCTGATCAGCAAGCTGCACGAGTCCGACGCCGAAATCATCAGCGTGGAGCATGTCGAGGCGGGTACCCGTGCGGTGGTGATGGTGCGGGAAGGCCTCGCGGCCGAACTGGATTCATTCGTCAGCAATGACTGA
- a CDS encoding ATP-dependent DNA helicase, with the protein MTDLVAGEATDTAGEQFVIELLDRAVAAMGGQSRAGQHDMAKQVARAIETGNHLLVQAGTGTGKSLAYLIPLIAHALESNKPALVSTATLALQTQIVGRDLPRLLKAITPALDRPVKVALVKGRSNYVCRHKLEGGFPSEEPAEGQLFSLGEDTSVPHFAATVGGPASQLGKEVVRLREWAEKTATGDRDELLPGVTDRAWRQVSVTSMECLGAQKCPMAEECFSELARRDAAEADVVVTNHAMLAVSAFEGLAVLPEYDVVVVDEAHELQDRVTGAVSGQLSVAMVHAAASGARKHTAITVDALNAAAANLETALAGVPNGLLPNGLNDEQLDCIDQLREACRAALSDSKGDSSTTADGGRQLARSRLMLILELCERLLAARENREVVWFSRASPFDPAQGYSQPDESAPVLINIAPLSVAGKLREGLFAGHTVVLTSATLAIGSAFEPAAGGLGLVGDGAPSWTGVDVGSPFDYPKQGILYVAGHLPKPGRGASPESLAELEALIRASGGGALCLFSSRRAAEEAAEALRPKLGMTVLCQGDSTMTALVKQFADEPDTCLFGTMSLWQGVDVPGGSCRLVVIDRIPFPRPDDPLMTARSRAVAQAGGNGFMSVSATHAAIRLAQGAGRLIRSTGDKGVVAVLDSRLATERYAGFLRGALPPFWATTDRKTAVAALERLARETN; encoded by the coding sequence ATGACTGACCTCGTGGCCGGCGAAGCCACGGACACGGCCGGCGAGCAGTTCGTGATCGAACTGCTCGACCGGGCTGTGGCCGCGATGGGCGGCCAGAGCCGCGCGGGGCAGCACGACATGGCCAAACAGGTTGCACGGGCCATCGAAACAGGCAATCACCTCCTCGTCCAGGCAGGAACCGGTACCGGAAAGTCCCTGGCTTACCTGATACCCCTTATCGCGCATGCCCTGGAGAGCAATAAGCCCGCCCTGGTTTCCACGGCAACGCTGGCACTGCAGACTCAGATCGTGGGCAGGGACCTGCCCCGGCTCCTGAAGGCCATCACGCCTGCCCTTGACCGGCCCGTCAAGGTGGCCTTGGTGAAGGGCCGGTCAAACTATGTCTGCCGGCACAAGCTGGAAGGCGGGTTCCCCTCGGAAGAGCCCGCAGAGGGCCAGCTGTTCTCGCTGGGGGAGGACACCAGCGTTCCCCACTTCGCCGCAACGGTCGGCGGCCCCGCATCTCAGCTCGGAAAAGAAGTGGTGCGCCTGCGCGAGTGGGCGGAAAAGACCGCAACCGGTGACCGCGACGAACTCCTTCCCGGCGTAACGGACCGCGCCTGGCGGCAGGTTTCGGTGACGTCCATGGAATGCCTGGGTGCCCAGAAGTGCCCGATGGCTGAGGAATGCTTCAGCGAGCTCGCACGCCGGGACGCGGCAGAAGCTGATGTCGTCGTTACCAACCACGCCATGCTGGCAGTCAGTGCGTTCGAGGGGCTGGCGGTCCTGCCTGAGTATGACGTGGTGGTGGTGGACGAAGCCCACGAGCTCCAGGACAGGGTCACGGGCGCAGTGTCCGGCCAGCTCTCCGTGGCCATGGTCCATGCGGCGGCTTCCGGCGCGCGGAAGCATACCGCCATCACTGTGGACGCCCTGAACGCCGCCGCCGCCAACCTCGAGACCGCCCTCGCAGGGGTGCCGAACGGGCTGCTTCCCAACGGGTTGAATGATGAACAGCTGGACTGCATCGACCAGCTGCGCGAGGCCTGCCGGGCGGCGCTGTCCGATTCCAAGGGGGACAGCAGCACCACAGCCGACGGCGGAAGGCAGCTTGCCCGGTCCCGGCTGATGCTCATCCTGGAACTTTGCGAACGGCTGCTGGCTGCCCGGGAGAACCGGGAAGTGGTGTGGTTTTCACGCGCCAGCCCGTTTGACCCTGCCCAGGGGTATTCGCAGCCGGATGAATCTGCGCCCGTCCTGATTAACATTGCACCGCTGTCTGTGGCCGGAAAGCTGCGTGAGGGTCTGTTCGCCGGCCACACCGTGGTTTTGACGTCTGCCACGCTGGCCATCGGCTCCGCTTTCGAACCGGCTGCCGGCGGGCTTGGCCTGGTGGGCGACGGTGCTCCCAGCTGGACCGGCGTCGACGTGGGGTCACCCTTCGACTATCCGAAACAGGGCATCCTGTACGTGGCCGGACACCTGCCCAAACCGGGCCGCGGTGCGTCCCCTGAGTCGCTGGCTGAACTGGAAGCACTCATCCGCGCATCGGGCGGCGGCGCGCTGTGCCTGTTCTCCTCCAGGCGGGCCGCCGAAGAAGCGGCTGAAGCCCTGCGCCCCAAGCTGGGCATGACCGTCCTATGCCAGGGCGACTCCACCATGACGGCGCTCGTGAAACAGTTCGCCGACGAGCCCGACACATGCCTTTTCGGCACCATGTCCCTCTGGCAGGGAGTGGATGTTCCGGGCGGATCCTGCAGGCTGGTGGTCATCGACCGGATTCCGTTCCCCCGGCCGGACGACCCCCTGATGACAGCGCGGTCGCGGGCCGTGGCCCAAGCAGGTGGAAATGGCTTCATGTCGGTCTCCGCAACGCACGCCGCGATCCGGCTGGCCCAGGGAGCCGGACGGCTTATCCGGTCCACCGGCGATAAGGGAGTAGTTGCAGTGCTGGATTCCCGCCTGGCCACCGAGCGTTATGCAGGTTTCCTGCGGGGCGCCCTGCCGCCGTTCTGGGCCACCACGGACCGGAAGACGGCAGTGGCGGCCCTTGAAAGGCTGGCCCGGGAGACCAACTGA
- the lexA gene encoding transcriptional repressor LexA, with product MAAAATGGRAASQPKKAAKGLTPRQKKILETIQRSVNDNGYPPSMREIGDIVGLASLSSVTHQLSQLEKLGYLRRDPKRPRAMEVLMPLTLDGGGANSPSQPTAALAPGTMATVTELPTALDTAMVPLVGRIAAGGPILADQLVEDVMPLPRQLVGQGELFMLRVAGDSMVDAAICDGDWVVVRRQADAANGDIVAALLDDEATVKTFRQRDGHTWLLPQNTQYEPILGDHATIMGKVVSVLRSL from the coding sequence ATGGCAGCAGCAGCCACCGGGGGCAGGGCAGCCTCGCAGCCGAAGAAGGCCGCCAAGGGTCTTACCCCGCGGCAGAAGAAAATCCTCGAAACCATCCAGCGGTCGGTCAACGACAACGGGTACCCGCCGTCCATGCGCGAGATCGGCGATATCGTGGGGCTCGCCAGCCTTTCGAGCGTGACGCACCAGCTTTCACAACTGGAAAAACTGGGCTATCTCCGCCGGGACCCAAAGCGGCCGCGCGCCATGGAGGTGCTGATGCCCCTCACCCTGGACGGCGGCGGGGCAAATTCACCCAGCCAGCCGACGGCTGCGCTGGCCCCCGGCACTATGGCAACAGTCACCGAGTTGCCTACGGCCCTGGATACGGCCATGGTTCCCCTGGTGGGCCGCATCGCTGCCGGCGGCCCCATCCTTGCGGACCAGCTGGTGGAGGATGTCATGCCGCTCCCCCGGCAACTGGTGGGTCAGGGCGAGCTCTTTATGCTCAGGGTGGCAGGCGATTCCATGGTGGACGCCGCCATCTGCGACGGCGACTGGGTGGTGGTCCGGCGCCAGGCGGACGCCGCCAACGGCGACATCGTAGCCGCGCTCCTGGATGACGAAGCCACTGTCAAGACCTTCCGCCAGCGGGACGGCCACACTTGGTTGCTCCCGCAGAACACGCAGTACGAACCCATCCTTGGCGACCATGCCACCATCATGGGCAAAGTGGTCTCGGTCCTGCGCTCCCTCTAG
- a CDS encoding LysM peptidoglycan-binding domain-containing protein, whose product MSMNRPAPRPPLRLTRRGKIVLIGIPLVLLAALLLSLAGFFNSPAKASDSPGELLVTPTVTVTVQPGESLWAIAGTVDPGRDARDVVADIVQLNNLPAGAVLPGQQLFVPTR is encoded by the coding sequence ATGTCCATGAACCGGCCGGCGCCCCGGCCGCCGTTGCGCCTTACCCGCAGGGGCAAGATCGTCCTGATCGGGATCCCGCTGGTGCTGCTTGCCGCCCTGCTGCTGTCCCTGGCGGGTTTCTTCAACTCGCCTGCGAAGGCTTCCGATTCGCCGGGGGAACTGCTGGTGACTCCCACCGTCACAGTGACCGTCCAGCCCGGGGAGTCGCTGTGGGCCATCGCCGGTACCGTCGACCCCGGGCGGGACGCCCGCGACGTGGTTGCCGACATCGTCCAGCTCAACAACCTTCCGGCCGGGGCAGTACTCCCCGGACAGCAGTTGTTCGTCCCCACCCGCTGA
- a CDS encoding histidinol-phosphate transaminase translates to MNDQLERLNRLPLRSNLRGLTPYGAPQLDVPILLNVNENTHGVPADVRAAISAAVSEAAAGLNRYPDREFTELRKALAEYLGHGLDETNVWAANGSNEVLQQILQAFGGPGRTALGFPPTYSMYPLLASGTDTEYITGERADGYGLSAESAARQVKELQPNIVFLCSPNNPTGTGLGLDVVEAVYEAGEESQTIVIVDEAYHEFAHDGTSSALTLLPGRERLIVSRTMSKAFALAGARLGYMAAAPAVADALRLVRLPYHLSAITQATALAALQHREALMADVEDIKKQRDRIVSELTRMGLKPAASDSNYVFFGGLENPHQVWQELLDAGVLIRDVGIPGHLRVTAGTESETTAFLTSLESILASQAALPA, encoded by the coding sequence GTGAACGACCAGCTTGAGCGTCTGAACCGGCTTCCCCTCCGCAGCAACCTCCGCGGGCTGACCCCCTATGGGGCGCCCCAGCTGGATGTTCCCATCCTCCTCAACGTCAACGAAAACACCCATGGTGTTCCGGCGGATGTACGTGCTGCCATCAGCGCGGCGGTCTCAGAGGCCGCCGCCGGACTCAACCGCTATCCGGACCGGGAATTCACCGAGCTTCGGAAGGCGTTGGCGGAGTACCTGGGGCACGGGCTGGATGAGACCAACGTGTGGGCCGCCAATGGTTCCAACGAAGTGCTCCAGCAGATCCTGCAGGCCTTCGGCGGTCCAGGGCGTACGGCGCTGGGCTTCCCGCCGACGTACTCCATGTACCCACTGCTCGCGAGCGGCACCGACACCGAATACATCACGGGTGAACGTGCGGATGGCTACGGCCTCAGTGCGGAATCTGCTGCCCGCCAGGTCAAGGAACTGCAGCCCAACATTGTTTTCCTCTGCTCGCCGAACAACCCCACCGGCACCGGCCTCGGGCTGGATGTTGTGGAGGCTGTTTATGAGGCCGGCGAAGAAAGCCAAACCATCGTCATTGTTGATGAGGCCTACCACGAGTTCGCCCATGACGGCACGTCCAGCGCGCTGACCCTCCTGCCCGGCCGGGAGCGGCTTATCGTCTCGAGGACCATGAGCAAAGCCTTCGCCCTCGCCGGTGCCCGTCTCGGCTATATGGCCGCAGCGCCGGCAGTTGCCGACGCGCTGCGGCTGGTGCGCCTGCCCTACCACTTGTCCGCCATCACGCAGGCCACGGCCCTCGCAGCCCTGCAGCACCGTGAGGCCCTAATGGCGGACGTTGAGGACATCAAGAAGCAGCGCGACCGCATCGTCTCCGAGCTGACCCGGATGGGCCTCAAGCCTGCTGCATCGGACTCCAACTATGTCTTCTTTGGAGGGCTGGAGAACCCGCATCAGGTCTGGCAGGAGTTGCTGGACGCCGGTGTGCTGATCCGGGATGTTGGAATCCCCGGCCACCTCCGCGTCACCGCCGGCACTGAGAGCGAAACCACAGCCTTCCTCACGTCGCTGGAAAGCATCCTGGCAAGCCAGGCCGCCCTTCCGGCCTAG
- the hisB gene encoding imidazoleglycerol-phosphate dehydratase HisB has protein sequence MSSTGSNAAAARTARMERATSESSVLVEINLDGTGISDIDTSVPFYDHMLTALCKHSLIDMTVKATGDIHIDVHHTVEDVAITFGEVLRSALGNKAGIRRFGEATVPLDEALAHAVVDVSGRPYLVHGGEPAGQEYHLIGGHFTGSLTRHVFEAITLHAGICLHMNVIAGRDPHHIVEAQFKAFARALRAAVEPDPRVEGIPSTKGAL, from the coding sequence ATGAGTTCCACCGGATCGAACGCGGCCGCGGCCAGGACTGCGCGCATGGAGCGTGCCACCAGTGAGTCGTCCGTGCTCGTGGAGATCAACCTCGACGGTACCGGCATCTCGGACATCGACACCTCCGTGCCGTTCTACGACCACATGTTGACGGCGCTCTGCAAGCACTCGCTCATCGACATGACAGTGAAGGCCACCGGCGACATCCACATCGATGTCCACCACACCGTAGAGGACGTCGCCATCACCTTCGGGGAGGTGCTGCGTAGCGCGCTCGGGAACAAGGCCGGGATCCGGCGGTTCGGAGAAGCCACGGTTCCCCTGGACGAGGCGCTGGCCCACGCCGTCGTTGACGTGTCAGGACGGCCCTACCTGGTCCACGGCGGCGAACCGGCCGGCCAGGAATACCACCTCATTGGCGGCCACTTCACCGGCTCCCTGACCCGGCATGTCTTCGAAGCCATAACCCTGCATGCAGGGATATGCCTGCACATGAACGTCATCGCGGGCCGCGACCCGCACCACATTGTGGAAGCCCAGTTCAAGGCTTTCGCCCGTGCCCTTCGCGCTGCCGTGGAGCCCGACCCCCGGGTTGAAGGCATCCCTTCCACCAAGGGCGCGCTGTGA
- the hisH gene encoding imidazole glycerol phosphate synthase subunit HisH has product MSGQVLKDGAIIDPSASRKLSSPEGKPTVTVLDYGSGNVRSAVRALERAGAEVILSAKPEDVLNADGLVVPGVGAFETVMRELKAVDGIRLIGRRVAGGRPVLGICVGLQVLFEAGVEHGTEAEGIGEWPGKVELLPADVVPHMGWNTVKAPEGSRLFAGVENERFYFVHSYGVQEWNFDVIQPRMAAPLVTWSEHGAPFIAAVENGPLCATQFHPEKSGDAGSRLLRNWVEALRRPSSGDQVSEGEATGRVSGGRLPGDTAEPAGGNA; this is encoded by the coding sequence GTGAGCGGCCAGGTCCTGAAGGACGGTGCCATCATCGATCCGTCCGCTTCCCGGAAGCTGTCCTCACCCGAGGGAAAGCCAACGGTCACCGTACTGGACTACGGCTCGGGAAACGTCAGGTCGGCCGTCCGCGCCCTGGAGAGGGCCGGTGCAGAGGTCATCCTGAGCGCGAAGCCTGAGGATGTCCTCAACGCTGACGGCCTGGTGGTTCCGGGCGTCGGTGCCTTCGAAACGGTCATGCGCGAACTCAAGGCCGTGGACGGCATCCGCCTTATCGGCAGGCGGGTTGCCGGCGGCCGCCCGGTACTTGGCATCTGCGTTGGCCTTCAGGTGCTTTTCGAGGCCGGCGTCGAGCACGGCACGGAGGCCGAAGGCATCGGGGAATGGCCGGGGAAAGTCGAGCTGTTGCCCGCGGACGTGGTGCCGCACATGGGTTGGAACACGGTGAAGGCGCCGGAGGGCTCCAGGCTCTTTGCCGGTGTCGAAAACGAGCGGTTCTACTTCGTGCACTCCTACGGCGTGCAGGAATGGAATTTCGACGTCATCCAGCCCCGGATGGCAGCTCCCCTTGTCACCTGGTCCGAGCACGGCGCCCCCTTCATCGCGGCCGTCGAGAACGGGCCGCTCTGCGCCACGCAGTTCCACCCGGAAAAATCCGGCGACGCCGGTTCCCGGTTATTGCGGAACTGGGTGGAAGCCCTGCGCCGCCCCTCCTCCGGAGACCAGGTTTCCGAAGGCGAAGCTACTGGCCGGGTCTCTGGCGGCCGGCTCCCTGGTGACACTGCGGAACCGGCAGGCGGCAACGCCTAG